One region of Cobetia sp. cqz5-12 genomic DNA includes:
- a CDS encoding glycine zipper 2TM domain-containing protein — MTLSLTHKRSTGARRWLPVIALGVLTLGGCANSDIYSGNVYTGDQAKRAQSVSYGTITSLRPVQIQAQDEGSGVLGGLGGAVVGGLLGSQIGGGSGRAIATAAGAIGGSVAGKSIADNVDQIDAYEIEVRRDAGDSLIVVQKADTAFSVGQRVRLVGYGANLSVAPY; from the coding sequence ATGACACTCTCACTGACTCATAAACGATCGACTGGCGCACGCCGCTGGCTGCCCGTGATCGCACTCGGCGTACTGACGCTTGGCGGCTGCGCGAACAGCGACATCTATTCCGGCAACGTCTACACCGGCGATCAGGCCAAGCGCGCGCAGTCCGTCAGCTATGGCACCATCACCTCACTGCGTCCGGTACAGATCCAGGCACAGGATGAAGGCAGCGGCGTGCTCGGTGGCCTGGGTGGTGCGGTCGTCGGCGGCCTGCTAGGCAGCCAGATCGGCGGCGGCTCCGGCCGTGCGATCGCCACTGCCGCGGGCGCCATCGGCGGCAGCGTGGCCGGCAAGTCGATCGCCGACAACGTCGACCAGATCGACGCCTACGAGATTGAAGTCCGCCGCGATGCCGGCGACAGCCTCATCGTCGTCCAGAAAGCCGACACCGCCTTCTCGGTTGGCCAACGTGTCCGCCTGGTCGGCTACGGCGCCAACCTGAGTGTCGCGCCTTACTGA